Within the Clostridiales bacterium genome, the region TATATCGAAACTATAAGGGGGATAGGATATAGATTTAATGATATCCCGGTATAAATCATATGAAAAAGAAATTGATGTTATGTTTTTGTGTTGTTATAGTATTAGGAGCGATTATCACAGGTTTTTTATCGATCAATAGAGCTAAGGATTCATATCTTAAAGATAGCGAAGATAAACTTATTTCAAATGGAAGGCTGATTTCAGGCAGCCTTGCGGAAGAATTAAAGTTGCAAAAATACAATTATGATGATACTGCAAAGTATTTTTCCGGCATTGTAAATGCAAAAGTGACTATAATAGATAAATATGGAAGGGTGCTTGGAAAATCCGAAACAGGCATCGACAATATTTATGATTACAGCGAACTTGAGGAAGTAAATGAGGCTTTCAAGGGAAATACAGGTAAAAGCATAAGGTATAGTGCGGATTATAAAACAAAAATCATCTATGTTGCCGTACCGCTTAAAAAAGACGTATCTGCAGCCGCTTTAGTCCTTTCTTTACCGCTTTATGATACAAACAAAATAGAGTATAGCTTTATAGGAGACATATTGATTTCAGCTTTGATTTTATTTATCCTTTCATTAATTATTTCCTTCTTGTTTACCAGAAATATAACAAAACCTGTAAAAGAAATGACATTTCTTTCAAAACTCATCGCAGAGGGAAAGTTAAATAGGGAAATAAGTGTTTATTCTGACGATGAGATAGGAAATTTAGCTGAAGCGTTTAATAATATGACAAAAAAATTAAGGGTTACTATTGATGATTTATATGATAAAAAGAATAAACTGGAAGCCATTTTAAAGAGTATGCAGGGAGGGGTAATAGCTATCGACAATAATGAAAGGATAATGCTTGTAAATCCCGAAGCCATGAATATTTTCGGATTTGATGAAAACGTCCTCGGCAAGCATCTGCTGGAAGTCATAAGGAACGTTGAATTTGAAGATATTTTATATAAGCATCAGGATGAGAATAGGGAACTTCGGATAAATTACCCTAAGGATATGATCCTGCGGGTTAAAGCCGCTCCGATTACAGATATGGAAAATGGCAATAGAAAAATAGGCATAGTTGCGATAATGCTGGATATAACGGAGTTGAAACAGCTTGAACAGATGAAGACGGAATTTGTTGCAAATGTATCCCATGAGCTTAAAACACCCCTTACATCCATAAAAGGTTTTGCAGAGACTTTAAAAAGCGGTGCCATAAACGACAATAAAACAAGAGATAAATTCCTGGATATCATAAATGTTGAAGCAGACAGATTGACGAGGCTTATAAATGATATTCTGACATTGTCTGAACTCGAGGGTAGAAAAAAACGATGGATGGTATTTGAAAAGATCGATATGAACGATGTTATGGATGAAATAGAAGATATGATGGGTAGCCTTGCAAAATTGAAAAAAATAGATATAAAGTTTATAAGGGATAAGGATGGCTCTTATGTATCGGGAAACTACGACAGAATAAAACAAATGTTAATAAATCTCACGGATAATGCAATTAAATATACTCCTGAGGGGGGAAGCGTTACCGTAAAAACATATAAAAAAGACGATAAAGTATATGTTGAAGTTTCCGATACGGGAATAGGGATAGCTAAAGAACACCTTCCGCGATTGTTTGAAAGATTTTACAGAGTTGATAAAGGTAGGTCAAGAGCGCTTGGCGGTACAGGATTGGGACTTGCAATTGTTAAACATATAGTATCGACAATGAATGGGAATATTAAGGTAGAAAGTGAGCTCGGTAAAGGTACGACATTTACTGCTTCTTTCCCCAAAATAAGTGATTGAAATTAAACTTAACGAAAACTTAACACAAATTTAATATACATACAAAAATATAACATTATCATTTAGATGTTTAAAAATCGATATTTAACTTAAATAAAGCCTATATAAAGGTTACCTTACAATGGAAGATGATATTTTAAATTTGCTATTATGATGAATATATTTATCTGTTAGGGGGATAGACTTGTGCAAATAATTGATGTTAAGGGCCTTAATTTATTTTATGGCAAGAATCAAGCTCTAAAAAATGTGAATATAGGAATAGAAAGGAACAAAGTCACTGCGCTCATAGGACCTTCAGGATGCGGCAAATCTACATTTTTAAGGACATTGAACAGGATGAATGATCTGATAGAAAATGTGAGGATTACAGGTGATGTAACATTTGAAGGCAAGAATATCTATAAAGATTACGACGTTATTGAGCTTAGA harbors:
- a CDS encoding ATP-binding protein codes for the protein MKKKLMLCFCVVIVLGAIITGFLSINRAKDSYLKDSEDKLISNGRLISGSLAEELKLQKYNYDDTAKYFSGIVNAKVTIIDKYGRVLGKSETGIDNIYDYSELEEVNEAFKGNTGKSIRYSADYKTKIIYVAVPLKKDVSAAALVLSLPLYDTNKIEYSFIGDILISALILFILSLIISFLFTRNITKPVKEMTFLSKLIAEGKLNREISVYSDDEIGNLAEAFNNMTKKLRVTIDDLYDKKNKLEAILKSMQGGVIAIDNNERIMLVNPEAMNIFGFDENVLGKHLLEVIRNVEFEDILYKHQDENRELRINYPKDMILRVKAAPITDMENGNRKIGIVAIMLDITELKQLEQMKTEFVANVSHELKTPLTSIKGFAETLKSGAINDNKTRDKFLDIINVEADRLTRLINDILTLSELEGRKKRWMVFEKIDMNDVMDEIEDMMGSLAKLKKIDIKFIRDKDGSYVSGNYDRIKQMLINLTDNAIKYTPEGGSVTVKTYKKDDKVYVEVSDTGIGIAKEHLPRLFERFYRVDKGRSRALGGTGLGLAIVKHIVSTMNGNIKVESELGKGTTFTASFPKISD